The proteins below come from a single Osmerus mordax isolate fOsmMor3 chromosome 3, fOsmMor3.pri, whole genome shotgun sequence genomic window:
- the ndufa4a gene encoding cytochrome c oxidase subunit NDUFA4L — MLGTVSKQLKSHPALIPLFFFIGGGMVMSMMYLGRLGLGPHVCWDRKNNPEPWNKMSATDQYKFFTVNMDYSKLKKNGPDF; from the exons ATGCTAGGTACCGTCAGCAAGCAACTTAAATCCCACCCCGCT CTGATCCCCCTGTTCTTCTTTATTGGTGGTGGGATGGTCATGTCCATGATGTACCTTGGCCGTCTCGGCCTCGGCCCTCATGTCTG CTGGGACCGCAAGAATAACCCAGAGCCCTGGAACAAGATGAGCGCCACAGATCAGTACAAG TTCTTTACCGTAAACATGGACTACAGCAAGTTGAAGAAGAACGGCCCCGACTTCTAA
- the slc35b1 gene encoding solute carrier family 35 member B1, translated as MASGKGKNSLLQNERLRFIVCFLGVFVCYFYYGILQETITRGQYGQGDQKEKFRFATTLVLIQCIINSIFAWILIQFFEGSTTDHTKSWLYGLCSLSYLGAMVSSNSALLYVNYPTQVLGKSCKPIPVMILGVTILRKRYPLAKYLCVLLIVSGVALFLYKPNKSSASTDDHVFGFGEVLLLMSLTMDGLTGVAQDHMRSRFQTGANHMMLNINMWSTLVLGLGVLWTGEVWDFLSFTERHPSILYNILLFGLTSALGQTFIFMTVVYFGPLTCSIVTTTRKFFTILGSVILFGNVISTMQWCGTILVFLGLGLDAKFGKTPKKTTH; from the exons ATGGCCTCAGGAAAAGGGAAGAACTCGCTTCTTCAGAATGAGCGACTACGATTCATTGTCTGTTTCCTCGgagtttttgtttgttatttctACTATGGCATATTGCAAGAAACAAT CACAAGAGGACAGTATGGCCAAGGTGACCAAAAGGAGAAGTTCCGATTTGCAACAACCTTGGTTTTAATTCAGTGCATCATCAACTCTATATTTGCCTGGATCT TAATCCAGTTTTTTGAGGGCTCTACAACGGATCACACCAAGAGCTGGCTCTATGGCCTCTGTTCCCTCTCCTATCTGGGAGCCATGGTTTCCAGCAACTCTGCCCTTCTGTATGTCAACTACCCGACACAG GTGTTGGGGAAGTCCTGCAAACCCATCCCAG TAATGATCCTCGGTGTGACAATACTGAGGAAAAGGTACCCCTTGGCTAAGTACCTCTGTGTTTTGTTGATTGTGAGTGGGGTGGCCCTGTTCCTCTACAAACCCAACAAGAGCTCAGCTTCTACAGATGACCACGTTTTTGGTTTTGGGGAGGTGCTATTG ttGATGTCTCTGACGATGGATGGTTTGACGGGTGTGGCTCAGGACCACATGCGGAGTCGCTTCCAGACTGGAGCCAATCACATGATGCTAAACATCAACATGTGGTCCACCCTGGTGTTAGGACTCG GTGTTTTGTGGACAGGTGAGGTGTGGGATTTCCTGAGCTTCACTGAACGCCATCCCAGCATCCTCTATAACATCCTTCTGTTTGGATTGACAAGTGCTTTAGGCCAG ACCTTCATCTTCATGACGGTCGTGTACTTTGGGCCGCTTACCTGCTCCATCGTCACGACAACACGGAAGTTCTTCACCATCCTCGGCTCTGTCATTCTGTTTGGCAACGTCATAAGTACCATGCAGTGGTGCGGTACTATTCTGGTGTTCCTTG GTCTTGGTCTGGATGCCAAATTTGGCAAGACACCCAAGAAGACAACACACTAA
- the fam117aa gene encoding protein FAM117A isoform X2, producing MSCRSGAIRGGNPPCLQPLRATVPFQLHNKPHCKDVKTVDRTKSRPPKPTIRRTLSLDAIVGPYLQGQWPKETESMDVTCFNDKATQTPSSWAEETRGRRSIGGHKRSASWGSAEHLREVATLRHQLQKRSRHAPPSGGCERPHHPVPGGPVPGFTQTHSLMPLSRLAPRLRRSVEGLNLELEGVFVSEIPEDQHKILEVPDGHRAPVPAQRYSSGSQSDPSPVPLDPGLLSPSQSPCLMGESALVVLDPSIFQSSSSPRPNKTYSFQREPPEGCERVCVCEEALSPNQGEPVIKPSCPDPNKVNFTPHGGSAFCPVSLLKPLLPSMDLLFRGLTVSPVTGCSGQGSVSYQAPVHAVGGYLSGPFQDSTM from the exons ATGTCGTGTAGAAGTGGTGCGATACGGGGGGGAAACCCTCCGTGTCTTCAACCTCTGAGGGCCACTGTCCCCTTCCAACTCCACAATAAACCGCACTGCAAAGATGTCAAGACGG TGGACAGGACCAAGTCTCGGCCACCAAAGCCAACCATTCGACGCACGCTCTCCCTTGATGCCATTGTGGGTCCTTATCTTCAAGGCCAGTGgcccaaagagacagagagcatggACGTCACCTGTTTTAACGATAAAGCTACACAG ACGCCCAGCTCCTGGGCAGAGGAGacccgggggaggaggagtatcGGTGGGCACAAGCGCTCCGCGTCGTGGGGCAGTGCGGAACACTTGAGGGAG GTGGCCACGCTCAGGCACCAGCTGCAGAAGCGGTCCCGACACGCTCCACCCTCGGGAGGTTGTGAGCGGCCTCACCACCCTGTACCTGGAGGCCCCGTACCAGGATTCACCCAG ACACACTCTCTGATGCCGCTGAGCAGACTGGCTCCTCGACTGCGGCGCAGCGTCGAAGGTCTTAACCTGGAGctggagggtgtgtttgtgtctgagatCCCAGAGGACCAACACAAG aTTCTGGAGGTCCCAGATGGACACCGAGCCCCTGTTCCTGCCCAGCGATACAGCAGCGGTTCTCAGAGTGACCCATCACCCGTCCCCCTGGACCCgggtctcctctccccatcccagtCCCCCTGCCTCATGGGAGAGTCAG CTCTTGTGGTTCTGGACCCCTCCATATTCCAGTCCTCATCTTCCCCTCGTCCCAACAAGACCTACTCCTTCCAAAGGGAACCTCCTGAGGGATGTgaaagagtgtgcgtgtgtgaagagGCATT GTCGCCCAATCAAGGTGAGCCTGTCATCAAGCCTTCCTGCCCTGACCCCAACAAGGTGAACTTTACCCCCCATGGAGGCTCCGCCTTCTGTCCTGTTAGTCTGCTGAAGCCTCTTCTGCCCTCCATGGACCTTCTCTTCCGCGGCCTGACGGTCTCGCCCGTGACTGGCTGCTCTGGTCAAGGCTCAGTCTCCTATCAAGCACCAGTGCATGCTGTAGGGGGGTATCTGAGTGGACCTTTCCAAGACTCcaccatgtaa
- the fam117aa gene encoding protein FAM117A isoform X1 has translation MSCRSGAIRGGNPPCLQPLRATVPFQLHNKPHCKDVKTVDRTKSRPPKPTIRRTLSLDAIVGPYLQGQWPKETESMDVTCFNDKATQTPSSWAEETRGRRSIGGHKRSASWGSAEHLREVATLRHQLQKRSRHAPPSGGCERPHHPVPGGPVPGFTQTHSLMPLSRLAPRLRRSVEGLNLELEGVFVSEIPEDQHKILEVPDGHRAPVPAQRYSSGSQSDPSPVPLDPGLLSPSQSPCLMGESDHVDSETLCPSPTPALVVLDPSIFQSSSSPRPNKTYSFQREPPEGCERVCVCEEALSPNQGEPVIKPSCPDPNKVNFTPHGGSAFCPVSLLKPLLPSMDLLFRGLTVSPVTGCSGQGSVSYQAPVHAVGGYLSGPFQDSTM, from the exons ATGTCGTGTAGAAGTGGTGCGATACGGGGGGGAAACCCTCCGTGTCTTCAACCTCTGAGGGCCACTGTCCCCTTCCAACTCCACAATAAACCGCACTGCAAAGATGTCAAGACGG TGGACAGGACCAAGTCTCGGCCACCAAAGCCAACCATTCGACGCACGCTCTCCCTTGATGCCATTGTGGGTCCTTATCTTCAAGGCCAGTGgcccaaagagacagagagcatggACGTCACCTGTTTTAACGATAAAGCTACACAG ACGCCCAGCTCCTGGGCAGAGGAGacccgggggaggaggagtatcGGTGGGCACAAGCGCTCCGCGTCGTGGGGCAGTGCGGAACACTTGAGGGAG GTGGCCACGCTCAGGCACCAGCTGCAGAAGCGGTCCCGACACGCTCCACCCTCGGGAGGTTGTGAGCGGCCTCACCACCCTGTACCTGGAGGCCCCGTACCAGGATTCACCCAG ACACACTCTCTGATGCCGCTGAGCAGACTGGCTCCTCGACTGCGGCGCAGCGTCGAAGGTCTTAACCTGGAGctggagggtgtgtttgtgtctgagatCCCAGAGGACCAACACAAG aTTCTGGAGGTCCCAGATGGACACCGAGCCCCTGTTCCTGCCCAGCGATACAGCAGCGGTTCTCAGAGTGACCCATCACCCGTCCCCCTGGACCCgggtctcctctccccatcccagtCCCCCTGCCTCATGGGAGAGTCAG ACCATGTGGACAGTGAGACCTTGTGCCCCTCTCCCACACCAGCTCTTGTGGTTCTGGACCCCTCCATATTCCAGTCCTCATCTTCCCCTCGTCCCAACAAGACCTACTCCTTCCAAAGGGAACCTCCTGAGGGATGTgaaagagtgtgcgtgtgtgaagagGCATT GTCGCCCAATCAAGGTGAGCCTGTCATCAAGCCTTCCTGCCCTGACCCCAACAAGGTGAACTTTACCCCCCATGGAGGCTCCGCCTTCTGTCCTGTTAGTCTGCTGAAGCCTCTTCTGCCCTCCATGGACCTTCTCTTCCGCGGCCTGACGGTCTCGCCCGTGACTGGCTGCTCTGGTCAAGGCTCAGTCTCCTATCAAGCACCAGTGCATGCTGTAGGGGGGTATCTGAGTGGACCTTTCCAAGACTCcaccatgtaa
- the fam117aa gene encoding protein FAM117A isoform X3, with product MNHQTATSCLSPAAPRPVGRAAGACVKMSTPSSWAEETRGRRSIGGHKRSASWGSAEHLREVATLRHQLQKRSRHAPPSGGCERPHHPVPGGPVPGFTQTHSLMPLSRLAPRLRRSVEGLNLELEGVFVSEIPEDQHKILEVPDGHRAPVPAQRYSSGSQSDPSPVPLDPGLLSPSQSPCLMGESDHVDSETLCPSPTPALVVLDPSIFQSSSSPRPNKTYSFQREPPEGCERVCVCEEALSPNQGEPVIKPSCPDPNKVNFTPHGGSAFCPVSLLKPLLPSMDLLFRGLTVSPVTGCSGQGSVSYQAPVHAVGGYLSGPFQDSTM from the exons ATGAACCACCAAacagccacttcctgtctgtccccaGCAGCCCCGAGGCCTGTGGGTAGAGCGGCAGGAGCTTGTGTCAAGATGTCG ACGCCCAGCTCCTGGGCAGAGGAGacccgggggaggaggagtatcGGTGGGCACAAGCGCTCCGCGTCGTGGGGCAGTGCGGAACACTTGAGGGAG GTGGCCACGCTCAGGCACCAGCTGCAGAAGCGGTCCCGACACGCTCCACCCTCGGGAGGTTGTGAGCGGCCTCACCACCCTGTACCTGGAGGCCCCGTACCAGGATTCACCCAG ACACACTCTCTGATGCCGCTGAGCAGACTGGCTCCTCGACTGCGGCGCAGCGTCGAAGGTCTTAACCTGGAGctggagggtgtgtttgtgtctgagatCCCAGAGGACCAACACAAG aTTCTGGAGGTCCCAGATGGACACCGAGCCCCTGTTCCTGCCCAGCGATACAGCAGCGGTTCTCAGAGTGACCCATCACCCGTCCCCCTGGACCCgggtctcctctccccatcccagtCCCCCTGCCTCATGGGAGAGTCAG ACCATGTGGACAGTGAGACCTTGTGCCCCTCTCCCACACCAGCTCTTGTGGTTCTGGACCCCTCCATATTCCAGTCCTCATCTTCCCCTCGTCCCAACAAGACCTACTCCTTCCAAAGGGAACCTCCTGAGGGATGTgaaagagtgtgcgtgtgtgaagagGCATT GTCGCCCAATCAAGGTGAGCCTGTCATCAAGCCTTCCTGCCCTGACCCCAACAAGGTGAACTTTACCCCCCATGGAGGCTCCGCCTTCTGTCCTGTTAGTCTGCTGAAGCCTCTTCTGCCCTCCATGGACCTTCTCTTCCGCGGCCTGACGGTCTCGCCCGTGACTGGCTGCTCTGGTCAAGGCTCAGTCTCCTATCAAGCACCAGTGCATGCTGTAGGGGGGTATCTGAGTGGACCTTTCCAAGACTCcaccatgtaa
- the rundc3aa gene encoding RUN domain-containing protein 3A: MESGCLQTAMAMGLTSKKASTRSVGVERKNLITVCRFSVKTLLEKYTAEPIDDSSEEFVNFAAILEHILSHRFKGPGSWFSSDGQRSFWDYIRLACSKVQNNCIASIENIENISTSRAKGRAWIRVALMEKRMSEYVATALRDTRTTRRFYDDGAIMLREEATVLTGMLIGLSAIDFSFCLKGEALDGKSPAVIDYTPYLKFTQSYDYLSDEEDRCSVDSSASDESVPEHPYIPLVTDDESWSTKCRKMEQRFKIVYAQKGYLEELVRLRESQLKNVESENKRLSSTLGEQSVQSHQEKKELEAIVLELQAQLTALIPCDSSHLAKHLSIPLVNQWPSIPNNQGDVKLFRRRSFHSLELLSAEVSLNSESQRTDGRENGDAAWSSADKDYTPSMLGLCGSLASLPSCKSLASLKSSECLVNISTEPSPALSPS, encoded by the exons aTTTTCAGTGAAGACTCTACTGGAAAAGTACACAGCCGAGCCCATCGATGACTCATCCGAGGAGTTTGTCAACTTTGCGGCCATTTTGGAGCACATTCTCAGCCACCGCTTCAAAG GTCCGGGCAGCTGGTTCAGCTCAGATGGACAGCGTAGTTTCTGGGACTACATCCGGTTGGCATGCAGCAAGGTGCAGAACAACTGCATCGCCAGTATTGAGAATATTGAGAACATCAGCACCTCACGCGCAAAG GGGCGGGCATGGATCCGAGTGGCACTGATGGAGAAGAGAATGTCTGAATATGTTGCCACAGCTCTGAGGGACACACGGACCACCAG GAGGTTCTATGATGACGGTGCCATTATGCTGAGAGAAGAGGCCACAGTGTTGACAGGCATGCTTATCGGACTCAGCGCTATAGACTTCAG tttttGTTTGAAAGGTGAAGCGCTGGATGGGAAGTCCCCTGCAGTGATTGACTACACACCCTACTTGAAGTTCACTCAGAG CTACGACTACCTGAGCGACGAGGAGGACCGCTGCAGCGTGGACAGCAGTGCGAGTGACGAGAGTGTCCCCGAGCACCCCTACATCCCCTTGGTAACCGACGACGAAAGCTGGAGCACCAAATGTCGCAAGATGGAGCAGAGATTTAAGATAGTCTACGCCCAGAAG GGTtacctggaggagctggtgcGTCTGAGAGAGTCCCAGCTGAAGAACGTGGAAAGTGAGAACAAGCGTCTGAGCTCCACGCTGGGGGAGCAGAGTGTGCAGAGCCACCAGGAGAAGAAGGAGCTGGAAGCCATCGTTCTGGAGCTACAGGCACAGCT CACTGCCCTCATCCCCTGTGATTCCTCTCACCTGGCCAAACACCTGTCCATCCCTCTGGTCAACCAGTGGCCCTCAATCCCAAACAACCAGGGGGACGTCAAGCTCTTTCGCAG AAGAAGTTTCCACAGCCTGGAGTTGCTTTCTGCTGAAGTTAGCCTGAACTCTGAGTCCCAGAGAACAGATGGCAGAGAGAATGGAGATGCTGCCTGGTCTTCAGCAG ATAAGGACTACACCCCCTCTATGCTTGGTCTGTGTGGTTCTCTGGCCTCGCTTCCTAGCTGCAAGTCCCTGGCCAGCCTCAAGTCGAGCGAATGTCTGGTCAACATCAGTACTGAGCCCAGCCCTGCTCTTTCTCCCAGCTAG
- the zwi gene encoding zwilling, with the protein MGNTSITEGKTALSLGNTKIKRDKTKIAMGNSSITRGKKTTSLGASTITSGKTKIALGSASFSRGTTTTSFRKAFFPKRKTL; encoded by the coding sequence ATGGGCAACACCAGCATCACCGAAGGGAAGactgctctctccctgggcAACACCAAGATCAAGAGGGACAAGACCAAGATTGCCATGGGCAactcctccatcaccaggggCAAGAAAACCACCTCTCTAGGCGCCTCCACCATCACCAGCGGGAAGACCAAGATCGCCCTGGGCAGTGCCTCCTTCAGCAGGGGCACCACTACCACATCTTTCCGGAAAGCGTTCTTTCCAAAGCGCAAGACCCTCTAG